One stretch of Roseimicrobium sp. ORNL1 DNA includes these proteins:
- a CDS encoding IS5 family transposase: protein MRSKRRRRRGRPSKDVRLMLEGIVWVLRTGAPWRDLPEGFGPWETVYGRFRRWLAGGLWQRLLGRLARYTTGKLRHMDATCCKVHQFANGGHGGVQANAIGRTKGGANTKVHALVDTKGMACCVKLSAGQVHESTVALELTKAVPKGCTLVGDKAYDVDALRDHWEDRGVGVCVPARERRKQPAAHHKGWYRKRHQVENFFQRLKTFLRIDRRLDKLAATFLAFVQLACVLNAIKYHF, encoded by the coding sequence ATTCGATCCAAAAGGAGACGCCGGCGTGGCCGTCCTTCCAAGGATGTGCGGTTGATGCTGGAGGGCATTGTCTGGGTGCTGCGTACAGGAGCCCCATGGCGGGACCTGCCTGAGGGGTTTGGCCCTTGGGAGACAGTGTACGGTCGCTTTCGTCGCTGGCTGGCGGGTGGCCTTTGGCAGCGCCTTTTAGGCAGGCTGGCACGCTACACCACAGGCAAGCTGCGCCACATGGATGCTACGTGCTGCAAGGTGCATCAGTTTGCCAATGGCGGACATGGAGGAGTCCAAGCCAATGCCATCGGGCGCACCAAGGGCGGGGCCAACACCAAGGTTCACGCCTTGGTAGATACCAAAGGCATGGCCTGTTGCGTGAAGCTGAGTGCCGGACAGGTTCATGAATCTACAGTGGCTCTCGAGTTGACCAAGGCCGTGCCCAAAGGCTGTACGCTGGTGGGAGACAAAGCCTATGATGTCGATGCCTTGCGTGACCATTGGGAGGACCGCGGTGTGGGCGTTTGCGTGCCCGCACGCGAGAGACGCAAGCAGCCAGCCGCACATCATAAAGGCTGGTATCGCAAGCGTCACCAAGTGGAAAACTTCTTCCAACGCCTCAAAACCTTCCTTCGCATCGACCGCCGCCTCGACAAACTTGCTGCCACCTTCCTCGCCTTTGTTCAGCTAGCTTGCGTTCTCAATGCTATCAAATACCATTTCTAA
- the pyrE gene encoding orotate phosphoribosyltransferase yields the protein MPDLSLTEAKAALRAILLKKSVMRGDFTLASGAKSDLYVDCRLTTLDAEGANLVGQVMHALLRETEKEASAFPVGVGGLTMGADPISLAIAMYSHLAGDAFPIHAFSVRKEAKSHGRKKLVEGNFKEGDAVVVVDDVITTGGSTLKAIDAIEAEGGKIAFVLVLLDREEGGRANIEARGYKVASAFTRTTVLG from the coding sequence ATGCCCGACCTCTCCCTGACCGAAGCCAAAGCCGCCCTCCGTGCCATCCTGCTCAAGAAATCCGTGATGCGCGGTGACTTCACGCTGGCCAGTGGTGCCAAGAGTGACCTGTACGTGGATTGCCGCCTCACCACGCTGGATGCCGAGGGCGCGAATCTCGTGGGCCAGGTGATGCATGCGCTGCTGCGCGAAACGGAGAAGGAAGCAAGCGCCTTCCCCGTGGGGGTGGGTGGCCTCACCATGGGCGCGGACCCCATTTCGCTAGCCATCGCCATGTACTCGCACCTCGCTGGCGATGCCTTCCCAATTCACGCCTTCAGCGTGCGCAAGGAAGCCAAGTCCCACGGCCGCAAGAAGCTGGTGGAAGGCAACTTCAAGGAAGGCGATGCCGTGGTGGTCGTGGATGACGTCATCACCACCGGCGGCTCCACGCTGAAGGCTATTGATGCGATTGAAGCCGAAGGCGGGAAGATCGCCTTCGTGCTCGTGCTGCTGGATCGTGAAGAAGGCGGACGCGCGAACATCGAAGCCCGCGGGTACAAGGTGGCGTCGGCGTTTACGAGGACGACGGTGCTGGGGTAG
- a CDS encoding ankyrin repeat domain-containing protein has product MNPSVQSILTNLKNDGLFHFIDVDEIELNGRYAFGETALHIFATRGDLEACRTLLEAGAGVNVPGEYGFTALHEAVSQGHAAVVALLLEYGSNPNLEAEHDFGNAFEMAKMIHPEVLEVLRASV; this is encoded by the coding sequence ATGAATCCCTCCGTCCAATCCATCCTCACCAACCTCAAAAATGATGGACTATTCCATTTCATCGACGTGGACGAGATTGAGCTGAACGGCCGTTATGCGTTCGGCGAGACAGCACTTCATATCTTCGCCACTCGTGGAGATTTGGAAGCCTGTCGCACGCTGCTGGAAGCGGGAGCTGGGGTGAATGTTCCGGGAGAATATGGATTCACCGCTCTGCATGAGGCGGTGAGCCAGGGCCATGCGGCGGTGGTGGCCTTGCTGCTTGAGTATGGCTCGAATCCAAATCTGGAAGCGGAACACGATTTTGGGAACGCTTTTGAAATGGCCAAGATGATTCATCCGGAGGTCTTGGAGGTGTTGCGTGCCTCAGTGTAG